In Drosophila simulans strain w501 chromosome X, Prin_Dsim_3.1, whole genome shotgun sequence, one DNA window encodes the following:
- the LOC27208748 gene encoding uncharacterized protein LOC27208748 has product MSSRVPIFVLVIILTILLSDIRSEQESGETHLENANQQLQFILDTISQHERQRVQEIIDNSKLDNRKQRPNSKRLRWNRKKTTPNRKDLGKLEHRAFVTSSSLSQQQTNSDYINVNNYLPTPAPWWFN; this is encoded by the coding sequence ATGTCGAGCCGGGTgcctatttttgttttggttatCATATTGACTATACTCTTATCCGACATAAGAAGTGAACAGGAAAGCGGCGAAACTCATTTGGAGAACGCCAATCAACAgcttcaatttattttggatACCATAAGTCAACACGAGCGTCAGAGAGTACAAGAAATTATTGATAACTCGAAATTGGATAACAGAAAACAGCGACCAAATAGCAAGAGATTAAGATGGAATCGAAAAAAGACTACCCCAAATCGCAAGGATCTTGGAAAATTGGAACATAGAGCATTTGttacctcctcctccttgtcTCAACAACAAACCAATTCGGATTATATTaatgtaaataattatttgcccACCCCTGCTCCTTGGTGGTTTAACTAA
- the LOC27208572 gene encoding uncharacterized protein LOC27208572, whose amino-acid sequence MKVFYQIIPALVLIFAILSSLTYANPLNDNNLDESAQSGNSESDESIPNDIQQDYLNVANYVTASPPWWWN is encoded by the coding sequence ATGAAGGTGTTTTATCAAATTATTCCGGCACTGGTGCTTATCTTTGCCATACTAAGTTCTTTAACTTACGCAAATCCATTAAACGACAATAATTTGGACGAGTCCGCCCAAAGCGGAAATTCCGAATCGGATGAGTCCATACCCAATGACATTCAACAGGATTATCTTAATGTGGCCAACTACGTCACTGCTTCTCCGCCATGGTGGTGGAACTAG
- the LOC6739897 gene encoding protein yellow, whose product MFQDKGWILVTLITLVTPSWAAYKLQERYSWNQLDFAFPNTRLKDQALASGDYIPQNALPVGVEHFGNRLFVTVPRWRDGIPATLTYINMDRSLTGSPELIPYPDWRSNTAGDCANSITTAYRIKVDECGRLWVLDTGTVGIGNTTTNPCPYAVNVFDLTTDTRIRRYELPGVDTNPNTFIANIAVDIGKNCDDAYAYFADELGYGLIAYSWELNKSWRFSAHSYFFPDPLRGDFNVAGINFQWGEEGIFGMSLSPIRSDGYRTLYFSPLASHRQFAVSTRILRDETRTEDSYHDFVALDERGPNSHTTSRVMSDDGIELFNLIDQNAVGCWHSSMPYSPQFHGIVDRDDVGLVFPADVKIDENKNVWVLSDRMPVFLLSDLDYSDTNFRIYTAPLATLIENTVCDLRNNAYGPPNTVSIPKQAVLPMGPPLYTKQYRPLLPQKPQTSWASSPPPPSRTYLPANSGNVVSSISVSTNSVGPAGVEVPKAYIFNQHNGINYETSGPHLFPTHQPAQPGVQDGGLKTYVNARQSGWWHHQHQG is encoded by the exons ATGTTCCAGGACAAAGGGTGGATCCTTGTGACCCTGATCACCTTGGTGACGCCGTCGTGGGCTGCTTACAAACTCCAGGAGCGATATAGTTGGAACCAACTGGACTTTGCTTTCCCGAATACCCGACTAAAGGACCAAGCTCTGGCTAGTGGAGATTATATTCCGCAAAATGCTCTACCTGTTGGAGTCGAGCACTTTGGCAATCGGTTATTCGTCACTGTTCCCCGCTGGCGGGATG ggATTCCGGCCACTCTGACCTATATAAACATGGACCGCAGTTTGACGGGTTCACCGGAGCTAATTCCGTATCCAGATTGGCGCTCAAATACAGCTGGAGATTGCGCCAACAGTATTACCACCGCCTATCGCATTAAAGTGGATGAGTGTGGTCGGTTGTGGGTATTGGACACTGGAACCGTGGGCATCGGCAATACCACCACTAATCCGTGCCCCTATGCGGTAAATGTCTTTGACTTGACCACGGATACGCGAATTCGGAGATACGAGCTTCCTGGCGTGGACACAAATCCAAATACTTTCATAGCTAACATTGCCGTGGATATAGGCAAAAATTGCGATGATGCATATGCTTATTTTGCCGATGAATTGGGATACGGCTTGATTGCTTACTCCTGGGAACTGAACAAGTCGTGGAGATTCTCGGCTCATTCGTATTTTTTCCCCGATCCATTGAGGGGCGATTTCAACGTCGCTGGTATTAACTTCCAATGGGGCGAGGAGGGTATATTTGGTATGTCTCTTTCGCCCATTCGATCGGATGGTTATCGTACCCTGTACTTCAGTCCGTTAGCAAGTCATCGACAATTTGCCGTATCCACGAGGATTTTGAGGGATGAAACCAGGACGGAAGATAGCTATCATGACTTTGTTGCCTTAGATGAACGAGGTCCAAACTCCCATACCACTTCACGTGTGATGAGCGATGATGGTATTGAGCTGTTCAATTTAATAGATCAAAATGCAGTGGGTTGCTGGCACTCATCAATGCCGTACTCACCACAATTTCATGGCATTGTGGATCGCGATGACGTTGGCTTAGTTTTTCCGGCCGATGTGAAAATTGATGAGAACAAAAATGTTTGGGTTCTATCAGATAGGATGCCCGTTTTCTTGCTGTCTGACTTGGATTATTCAGATACTAATTTCCGAATTTACACGGCTCCTTTGGCCACTTTGATTGAGAATACTGTGTGTGATTTAAGGAATAACGCCTATGGGCCGCCAAATACCGTTTCAATACCAAAACAAGCCGTTTTGCCAATGGGTCCACCGTTATATACAAAACAATATCGTCCTCTCTTGCCACAGAAACCTCAGACCAGCTGGGCTTCCTCGCCGCCTCCTCCAAGTCGCACTTATTTGCCCGCCAATTCAGGCAATGTAGTCTCCAGTATTAGCGTCTCTACAAATTCTGTGGGTCCTGCAGGAGTGGAGGTGCCAAAGGCCTATATTTTCAACCAGCACAACGGCATAAATTACGAGACAAGTGGTCCCCATCTATTTCCCACCCATCAACCCGCCCAACCGGGTGTGCAGGATGGTGGGTTAAAAACTTATGTGAATGCCCGCCAATCTGGGTGGTGGCATCATCAGCATCAAGGTTAA
- the LOC27207722 gene encoding achaete-scute complex protein T5, translating to MALGSENHSVFNDDEESSSAVNGPSVIRRNARERNRVKQVNNGFSQLRQHIPAAVIADLSNGRRGIGPGANKKLSKVSTLKMAVEYIRRLQKVLHENDQQKQKQLHLQQQHLHFQQQQQHQHFYAWHQELQLQSPTGSISSCNSTSSYCKPATSTIPGATPPNNFHTKLEASFEDYRNNSCSSGTEDEDILDYISLWQDDL from the coding sequence ATGGCTTTGGGCAGCGAAAATCACTCTGTTTTCAACGACGATGAGGAATCATCTTCGGCCGTTAATGGACCCTCTGTTATCCGCAGAAATGCCCGGGAACGCAACCGCGTAAAGCAGGTCAACAATGGCTTCAGCCAACTACGACAGCATATTCCTGCGGCCGTAATAGCCGATTTAAGCAATGGTCGCCGGGGAATTGGTCCCGGCGCCAATAAAAAACTGAGCAAAGTTAGCACACTGAAAATGGCAGTGGAGTACATACGGCGCTTGCAGAAAGTTCTTCATGAAAACGAccagcagaaacagaagcagtTGCAtttacagcagcaacatttgcactttcagcagcagcaacagcatcaacACTTTTACGCCTGGCACCAAgagttgcagctgcaatctCCCACTGGCAGCATAAGTTCCTGCAACAGCACCAGCTCCTATTGCAAGCCAGCAACATCGACGATTCCGGGAGCAACACCTCCTAACAATTTCCACACCAAGTTGGAAGCCAGTTTTGAAGACTACCGTAACAATTCCTGCAGTTCTGGTACTGAAGATGAGGACATCCTTGACTATATATCACTCTGGCAGGACGACCTGTAA